From a single Arachis hypogaea cultivar Tifrunner chromosome 3, arahy.Tifrunner.gnm2.J5K5, whole genome shotgun sequence genomic region:
- the LOC112789861 gene encoding acyl-coenzyme A oxidase 3, peroxisomal, whose translation MDNDNRRASRRTEVLSKHLFPHPLTTTALLSTSNCLSYSPPELSSSNPVSFDTSRMRALLDGHNLDDRDWLFGLIVQSPLFNRQERGGRVFVSVDYNHTMEQQREETMRRIGYLLDRGVFRGWLTGDGPQEELRKLALHEVVSMYDHSLAVKIGVHIFLWGGAVKFLGTKRHHDKWLRATENYELKGCFAMTELGHGSNVRGVETVTTYDSRTGEFVINTPCESAQKYWIGGAANHATHTIVFSQLYINGGNQGVHAFICPIRDSSGNVCPNVRIAECGHKIGLNGVDNGRIWFDNVRIPRENLLNSVADVSPRGEYLSSIKNVDQRFAAFLAPLTSGRVTIASSAVYISKIGLSIAIRYALTRRAFSMTPNGPEILLLDYPSHQRRLLPLLAKIYAMSFAAIELKMMYVNRTPESNKAIHIVSSAYKATFTWNNMRTLQECREACGGQGVKSENRIGPFKGEFDVHSTFEGDNNVLMQQISKALLGEFIVCQTKKKPFRGLGLEHMNNPAPVIPSQLTSSILMSREFQLDLFHLRERDLLRRFAAEVSQYQTQGESKESAFNLSYQVAEDLGRAFSERAILKTFIEVESKVPAGSLKDVLGLLRSLYALISVDEDAAFLRYGYLSTENAAAVRKEVPKLCTELRPHAFALVSSFGIPDAFLSPIAFDWVGSNAWSSAQH comes from the exons ATGGACAACGACAACCGCCGCGCTTCCCGCCGCACGGAAGTCCTCTCGAAGCACCTCTTCCCGCACCCTCTCACAACGACCGCCCTCCTCTCGACCTCCAACTGCCTCAGCTACTCTCCACCAGAGCTCTCCTCCTCCAACCCGGTCTCCTTCGACACTTCCCGGATGCGCGCTCTCCTCGACGGCCACAACCTCGACGACCGTGACTGGCTCTTCGGCCTCATCGTTCAGAGCCCTCTCTTCAATCGCCAAGAGCGCGGCGGCCGCGTCTTCGTCTCCGTCGACTATAACCACACCATGGAGCAGCAGCGCGAGGAGACCATGCGCCGGATCGGTTACCTTCTCGATCGCGGCGTCTTTAGAGGTTGGCTCACCGGCGATGGCCCTCAAGAAGAGCTCAGGAAGCTGGCCCTTCATGAGGTCGTCTCCATGTACGATCACTCCCTCGCCGTCAAGATCGGTGTCCATATCTTCTTGTG GGGTGGGGCTGTAAAATTTCTTGGAACAAAGCGGCATCATGACAAGTGGTTGAGAGCTACTGAAAACTATGAGCTGAAGGGTTGTTTCGCTATGACTGAGTTGGGACATGGAAGTAAT GTACGGGGAGTCGAAACAGTAACTACTTATGATTCGAGAACTGGAGAATTTGTCATCAATACTCCATGTGAATCGGCGCAGAAGTACTGGATTGGTGGTGCAGCAAAT CATGCAACACACACTATAGTGTTTTCACAGCTCTACATAAATGGAGGCAATCAAGGCGTGCATGCATTTATTTGCCCAATTAGGGATTCAAGTGGAAATGTATGCCCAAACGTCCGCATAGCTGAGTGTGGTCACAAAATTGGTTTAAATGGAGTTGATAATGGCCGTATCTG GTTTGACAATGTAAGAATACCAAGAGAGAATTTGCTGAATTCCGTGGCTGATGTTTCACCAAGAGGTGAATATTTGAGTTCCATAAAAAATGTAGATCAG AGATTTGCAGCATTTTTAGCCCCTTTGACCTCTGGTCGTGTAACTATTGCCTCTAGTGCTGTTTACATCTCCAAG ATTGGCTTATCCATTGCTATAAGATATGCATTGACAAGACGAGCCTTTTCTATGACACCAAACGGACCTGAAATTCTGTTGCTTGATTACCCAAGTCATCAGCGGCGTCTACTACCCTTACTTGCAAAGAT ATATGCAATGAGTTTTGCTGCAATTGAGCTCAAAATGATGTATGTGAATAGAACACCCGAGTCAAACAAAGCAATCCATATTGTTTCAAGTGCTTATAAGGCTACCTTTACGTGGAATAATATGCGCACACTTCAG GAATGTCGTGAAGCCTGTGGAGGACAGGGCGTTAAAAGTGAAAATCGTATCGGTCCGTTCAAGGGCGAATTTGATGTGCATTCAACATTTGAAGGGGACAATAATGTTCTGATGCAGCAG ATTAGCAAGGCGCTCCTTGGAGAATTCATTGTGTGTCAGACTAAGAAGAAGCCATTTAGAGGTTTGGGGTTAGAACACATGAACAACCCTGCACCTGTCATCCCATCTCAGTTAACGAGTTCTATTCTCATGAGCAGGGAATTTCAG CTTGATCTCTTCCACCTAAGAGAGCGAGATCTATTGAGACGCTTTGCTGCGGAGGTTTCACAATATCAAACTCAGGGGGAAAGCAAAGAGTCTGCCTTTAATCTA AGCTATCAAGTCGCAGAGGACTTAGGCAGAGCTTTCTCTGAACGCGCAATACTGAAAACCTTCATCGAGGTCGAGTCAAAGGTGCCGGCTGGTTCATTGAAG GATGTCTTGGGTCTGTTGAGGTCGTTATATGCCTTGATTTCTGTGGATGAAGATGCTGCTTTTCTTCGCTATGGATACTTGTCAACTGAGAATGCTGCTGCAGTGCGGAAAGAAGTGCCGAAACTGTGTACTGAACTTCGACCGCACGCATTCGCCTTGGTCAGTTCCTTCGGTATACCCGATGCCTTCTTGAGTCCTATTGCGTTTGACTGGGTTGGTTCGAATGCATGGTCCTCTGCTCAACACTAG